In a genomic window of Sutcliffiella sp. FSL R7-0096:
- a CDS encoding 3-oxoadipyl-CoA thiolase, which produces MKEVVIVDACRTPIGRYKGALKAVRPDDLGAIVIKALVERNPNVPVNEIEEVVFGNANQAGEDNRNVARMSALLAGLPVGVAGTTINRLCGSGLDAVNYAARAIMVGEGDIFIAGGTESMTRAPFVMAKPEMDYPRGNMELMDTTIGWRFTNRKLEKMYGVDTMPQTAENVAKEFSVSREDQDVFAYESQQKAKMAMESDRFKEEMVPVTIVDRKGKETIVDCDEHPRPDTTLEKLNNLKPIFGEGTTITAGNASGVNDGASALLLMSAEKAKELGLKPLARYVTSAATGLTPSIMGIGPIYATRKALGRAGLSVGDLDLIELNEAFASQSLECIRQLELDPSRVNVNGGAIAFGHPLGASGARILTTLVHEMNKRDARYGLATMCVGVGQGIATIVERLQES; this is translated from the coding sequence ATGAAGGAAGTTGTAATTGTAGATGCTTGCCGCACACCGATTGGAAGATATAAAGGTGCGTTAAAGGCTGTCCGACCTGATGACCTTGGGGCGATTGTAATTAAGGCTTTGGTAGAAAGAAACCCGAATGTGCCAGTAAACGAAATAGAAGAAGTCGTGTTCGGAAATGCCAATCAAGCGGGGGAAGATAACCGCAATGTTGCAAGGATGAGTGCTCTATTGGCCGGTCTTCCGGTAGGGGTGGCAGGTACCACGATCAACCGTTTATGCGGCTCCGGTCTTGATGCGGTGAATTATGCGGCACGGGCCATTATGGTAGGAGAAGGCGACATTTTTATAGCCGGCGGGACGGAGAGCATGACAAGGGCTCCGTTTGTCATGGCAAAGCCAGAAATGGATTATCCCCGTGGCAATATGGAATTGATGGATACGACCATTGGCTGGAGATTTACCAACAGAAAACTCGAAAAAATGTACGGAGTGGATACGATGCCACAAACGGCAGAAAACGTCGCTAAAGAGTTCTCCGTTTCCCGTGAAGATCAAGATGTATTTGCCTATGAAAGCCAGCAAAAAGCAAAAATGGCTATGGAGTCGGACCGCTTTAAAGAAGAAATGGTACCAGTCACGATTGTGGATAGAAAAGGTAAGGAAACAATTGTTGACTGCGACGAACATCCTCGACCTGATACAACTTTGGAGAAACTGAACAACCTGAAGCCTATTTTTGGCGAAGGAACTACAATCACTGCAGGCAACGCGTCCGGTGTAAATGATGGCGCATCAGCACTACTACTAATGAGTGCAGAAAAAGCAAAGGAGCTTGGCTTGAAGCCGTTAGCGAGGTATGTCACGTCTGCTGCTACAGGGCTTACTCCCTCCATTATGGGAATAGGGCCGATCTATGCCACTAGGAAGGCACTCGGGCGGGCTGGGTTGTCTGTTGGAGATTTAGACCTCATTGAGTTAAATGAAGCATTTGCATCCCAATCGCTTGAATGTATTCGTCAACTAGAATTAGATCCAAGCAGAGTGAATGTTAATGGAGGGGCAATTGCGTTCGGACATCCTCTTGGTGCTAGCGGGGCCAGAATCTTAACTACGCTTGTGCATGAAATGAATAAGCGGGACGCGCGATACGGTCTTGCGACAATGTGTGTAGGTGTTGGACAGGGAATTGCGACAATAGTAGAGAGACTACAAGAATCATAG
- a CDS encoding 3-hydroxyacyl-CoA dehydrogenase, whose product MEKVVVIGSGVMGRGIAYVSALGGYHTTLIDVKEEQLVGARKEIEVIISKGLEKGKLTEQVAGELRDSLFYSTELEEAVKEANLIIEAVPENMEIKKSVYEKLDKIAPSDCYYASNTSTMSPTEIGSFTSRPEKVIAMHFFNPVHKMKLVEIVRGLETSDETAEFIRTAAEKMGKETVVVNEFPGFVTSRISALVGNEAFYMLQEGVGTPEEIDKAIKLGLNYPMGPFELGDLVGLDTRLNNLKYLHEKLGEKYRPAPLLEKYVKAGRLGRKSGKGVYEYQ is encoded by the coding sequence ATGGAAAAAGTAGTGGTAATCGGTTCAGGTGTCATGGGTCGCGGCATCGCATATGTAAGTGCTCTAGGCGGGTACCATACAACGCTAATTGACGTAAAAGAAGAACAGCTTGTAGGAGCTAGAAAAGAAATAGAAGTCATCATCTCCAAAGGGTTGGAAAAAGGGAAATTAACAGAACAGGTAGCAGGAGAATTAAGGGATAGCCTTTTTTATTCTACAGAACTTGAGGAAGCCGTGAAGGAAGCAAATCTTATAATAGAAGCGGTACCTGAAAACATGGAAATCAAGAAATCCGTCTACGAAAAATTAGACAAGATTGCACCTTCGGACTGTTATTACGCTTCCAATACCTCTACGATGAGTCCAACTGAAATTGGTAGCTTCACTTCAAGACCGGAAAAAGTGATCGCAATGCACTTTTTCAACCCTGTACATAAAATGAAACTTGTAGAAATTGTCCGCGGTTTGGAAACAAGCGATGAAACGGCAGAATTTATTCGTACTGCAGCAGAAAAAATGGGGAAAGAAACAGTTGTAGTAAATGAATTTCCTGGCTTTGTGACAAGCAGAATCAGTGCCCTTGTGGGGAATGAAGCATTTTACATGTTGCAAGAAGGGGTAGGTACCCCTGAAGAAATAGACAAAGCGATCAAGCTTGGACTCAATTATCCGATGGGACCATTCGAACTTGGAGACCTGGTGGGGTTGGATACACGCCTTAATAACCTGAAATACCTTCATGAAAAGTTAGGGGAAAAGTATCGCCCGGCACCTCTGCTCGAAAAGTATGTGAAAGCCGGAAGATTGGGCAGGAAAAGTGGAAAAGGAGTTTATGAATACCAATAA
- a CDS encoding aldehyde dehydrogenase family protein produces the protein MSTVKEQKMEQLDMKRDTYQLIIAGQRMDSSTGETFTTYNPATGEAVATIAKASKEDAEKAVQAARQAFDKGKWKLFPLNKRARTLNKIASIMRSRFNELVELEILDTGKSLAAAQGQVMQAIEDFEFYAGAIVGHRGSVNNVPGQFHNFTEKEPVGVCAQIIPWNYPLMMAAWKIAPAIAVGCSVVVKPATLTPLTAIVLGEICVEAGVPEGVVNVIPGAGSEVGNYLVEHPQVDKVAFTGSTPIGKDIMEKASQTLKRVTLELGGKSPNLVFEDADIDAAVDGSLFGIFYNTGQSCEARSRLYVHENIYDAFMEKFVEKAKKLSLGDPFAKETHIGAIINQGQLDVIDGYVQSAKEEGANIVLGGKVAKVEGYENGYWYEPTIITGVTHEMKVVKEEIFGPVVVVMPFSDEKEAVKLANDSEYGLGSAIWTKDHGRATRVAKQIQAGIVMVNCPFSAFPGTPFGGYKQSGFGRELCIETLDLYTETKSIISYFGNRPLNPFGV, from the coding sequence ATGTCTACAGTTAAAGAGCAAAAGATGGAACAACTTGATATGAAACGAGACACTTATCAACTTATTATCGCAGGACAACGCATGGACAGTTCTACAGGAGAAACGTTTACTACTTACAACCCTGCAACAGGAGAAGCAGTTGCAACGATCGCGAAAGCTTCCAAAGAGGATGCGGAAAAAGCGGTTCAAGCCGCGCGTCAAGCATTCGACAAAGGAAAGTGGAAGCTCTTCCCTTTAAACAAGCGTGCAAGAACATTAAATAAAATTGCCTCTATCATGCGCTCCCGTTTCAATGAGCTGGTAGAGTTAGAGATTTTAGATACTGGGAAGTCCCTTGCAGCGGCTCAAGGGCAAGTGATGCAAGCAATTGAAGACTTTGAGTTCTATGCAGGTGCTATCGTTGGCCACCGTGGATCTGTTAATAACGTTCCAGGACAATTCCACAACTTCACAGAAAAAGAACCAGTAGGTGTTTGTGCGCAAATCATTCCTTGGAACTATCCATTAATGATGGCAGCATGGAAGATTGCCCCGGCAATAGCAGTCGGCTGCTCTGTTGTCGTGAAACCAGCTACCCTAACTCCGCTAACTGCCATTGTATTAGGTGAAATATGCGTAGAAGCAGGAGTTCCTGAGGGAGTTGTCAACGTCATCCCAGGTGCTGGGTCTGAAGTTGGAAACTACTTGGTGGAACACCCTCAAGTAGACAAAGTAGCTTTCACAGGCTCAACTCCAATCGGAAAAGATATCATGGAGAAAGCTTCCCAAACACTTAAACGAGTAACATTGGAACTAGGCGGCAAGTCTCCTAATCTAGTATTTGAAGATGCAGACATTGATGCAGCAGTAGACGGATCTTTGTTTGGAATTTTCTATAACACAGGCCAATCATGTGAAGCGCGCTCCCGTCTGTATGTCCACGAAAATATCTATGATGCATTTATGGAGAAGTTCGTAGAAAAAGCGAAAAAGCTTTCCCTTGGTGATCCTTTTGCAAAAGAAACTCATATTGGTGCGATCATCAACCAAGGTCAGTTAGATGTAATTGACGGCTATGTTCAATCTGCAAAAGAAGAAGGAGCTAACATCGTTTTAGGCGGTAAAGTTGCGAAAGTGGAAGGCTATGAAAATGGTTACTGGTATGAGCCGACCATCATCACAGGTGTAACACACGAAATGAAAGTGGTAAAAGAGGAGATTTTCGGGCCAGTAGTGGTTGTTATGCCATTTAGCGATGAGAAAGAAGCGGTTAAACTTGCGAATGACAGCGAATATGGACTAGGTTCAGCTATCTGGACGAAAGACCATGGCCGTGCAACCCGTGTGGCAAAACAAATCCAAGCTGGAATCGTGATGGTCAACTGTCCATTCTCCGCATTCCCTGGCACGCCGTTTGGAGGATACAAGCAATCCGGCTTCGGACGTGAGCTGTGCATTGAAACACTTGATCTTTACACAGAAACGAAGAGCATCATTTCCTATTTTGGAAACCGTCCGCTCAATCCGTTTGGTGTATAA
- a CDS encoding enoyl-CoA hydratase-related protein: MFETIKYEIVNQVAWVIMNRPDKLNAFTEQMNKEITKALKQASSDEIVRAIVITGEGRAFSSGQDLAEVDENMDHGHVLRTRYGPMMKQLSRCEKPVVAAINGVAAGAGFSLALACDFRIASEKASFVQAFIHVGLIPDSGNLYFLPKLVGTAKALELAILGEKIKAEQAKELGLVTKVIPVDSWNEEVEAFANKLANMPTQAIGLIKRSIQASWNVTYEEYLEQEAYGQRIAGLSEDHKEGVTSFIEKRKPAFKGR, encoded by the coding sequence ATGTTTGAAACCATTAAATATGAAATAGTGAACCAGGTTGCATGGGTCATCATGAACCGACCGGATAAATTGAATGCGTTTACAGAGCAGATGAACAAAGAAATCACAAAAGCATTAAAGCAGGCAAGTTCGGATGAAATTGTTCGGGCTATAGTCATTACCGGGGAAGGGAGAGCATTCTCCTCCGGTCAGGACCTTGCAGAAGTAGATGAAAATATGGATCACGGGCATGTCTTACGTACAAGATATGGGCCGATGATGAAACAGTTGTCCCGATGTGAAAAACCTGTCGTTGCTGCGATAAATGGCGTTGCTGCCGGTGCGGGTTTCAGTCTCGCCCTAGCATGTGATTTTCGTATTGCCTCTGAAAAAGCAAGCTTTGTTCAGGCATTTATACATGTCGGGTTAATCCCTGACTCTGGGAATCTGTATTTTCTCCCTAAATTGGTGGGAACGGCCAAAGCATTGGAGTTAGCTATATTAGGAGAGAAAATTAAAGCAGAGCAAGCAAAAGAACTTGGTCTTGTCACCAAGGTGATCCCTGTAGACAGTTGGAACGAAGAAGTGGAAGCTTTTGCGAACAAACTTGCTAACATGCCTACACAAGCGATTGGACTCATTAAACGATCCATTCAAGCAAGTTGGAACGTTACGTATGAGGAGTATTTGGAGCAGGAAGCGTATGGTCAAAGAATTGCCGGTCTATCAGAAGACCACAAAGAAGGGGTAACTTCTTTTATAGAGAAAAGAAAACCGGCATTTAAAGGAAGATAA
- a CDS encoding enoyl-CoA hydratase-related protein, with protein MSKTYEYIEVSIESSIGIVKLNRPKVLNAINRPMVTEIVTVLEEFDRNDEIKAMVLAGNGRAFAAGADIDEMAEATAIELELLNQFTEWDRLAWVKKPIIGAVQGFALGGGFELALCCDILFAAQDAEFGFPEISLGVMPGAGGTQRLTKLMGKSKAMEWLLTGDRMSAKEALHYGVINRVIPKELLMEETMTFAKKIAKQPPLSLRLIKESVHKAVDYSVYEGMQYERKNFYLLFASKDQKEGMRAFKEKRKPNFEGE; from the coding sequence ATGAGTAAAACGTACGAATATATCGAAGTTTCCATTGAAAGCTCGATAGGTATCGTTAAACTCAATAGACCAAAAGTGCTGAACGCAATTAACAGGCCGATGGTCACTGAAATTGTGACAGTATTGGAAGAGTTTGATCGAAACGATGAAATCAAAGCTATGGTACTGGCTGGAAACGGCCGTGCGTTTGCCGCAGGAGCAGATATCGATGAAATGGCAGAAGCAACAGCGATCGAGCTTGAACTGTTAAATCAATTCACTGAATGGGATCGACTTGCTTGGGTAAAGAAACCTATTATCGGTGCTGTTCAAGGCTTTGCCCTTGGGGGAGGATTTGAACTTGCCCTCTGCTGTGACATCTTATTTGCAGCTCAAGATGCCGAATTCGGCTTTCCTGAAATTAGCCTCGGAGTGATGCCCGGAGCCGGGGGAACCCAGAGATTGACGAAACTAATGGGGAAATCAAAAGCAATGGAATGGCTGCTTACCGGTGACAGAATGAGTGCAAAGGAAGCATTGCACTATGGAGTGATCAACCGGGTCATCCCTAAAGAACTATTAATGGAAGAAACGATGACGTTTGCAAAAAAAATAGCTAAACAACCGCCTCTTTCCCTTCGATTGATCAAAGAATCTGTCCATAAGGCAGTGGACTACTCTGTCTATGAAGGGATGCAGTATGAGCGAAAGAACTTTTATCTTTTGTTTGCATCTAAAGATCAAAAAGAAGGCATGCGTGCATTTAAAGAAAAGCGAAAGCCTAATTTTGAAGGGGAATAA
- a CDS encoding EthD family reductase produces MVKLIALYKHPENKEAFDQHYFDTHAPITAKIPGLRKMEVTKVVGSPMGGEGKYYLMCEMYYDSHDALKQAMRTDEAKASGKDLMSFAGNLVTLMIGEEVNE; encoded by the coding sequence ATGGTAAAATTAATCGCGCTCTATAAACACCCGGAAAACAAGGAAGCTTTCGATCAGCACTACTTTGACACGCATGCACCTATCACTGCTAAGATCCCTGGCCTACGCAAAATGGAAGTCACAAAAGTAGTAGGAAGTCCAATGGGTGGAGAAGGCAAGTACTATTTAATGTGTGAAATGTATTACGATAGCCACGACGCGTTAAAGCAAGCAATGAGAACGGATGAAGCGAAAGCATCTGGAAAGGATCTAATGAGCTTTGCCGGTAATCTTGTCACATTGATGATTGGTGAAGAAGTGAATGAGTAA